A DNA window from Caulobacter mirabilis contains the following coding sequences:
- a CDS encoding CPBP family intramembrane glutamic endopeptidase, whose amino-acid sequence MLTWPATDRYLNLAEIPAFLALVQRKERAWWRIVLTVLLGAVGFFLVGLLGMPIAAGLGMGLLAAMGEPATFGRALDIALSTGGTDTSGSLAAEGVRIVTLGVLFAGLALTLLLTLAAVNRRPMRSWITAAPRFRWRLMLLGLTLYAGVLAVVLGVSVLSGDDSLRPPLFTPGEPLDARLLYAGVVLLAIPLAAAFEEILCRGWMMQLTGAFSRNLIVLLLVNGAIFSGLHLDPDPGRFVARLASGVAFSWAALRLGGLEFAIGAHAANNLMIALFAQTITANLSDTTPASAVEIAIELAAAVALMGLAELTLRWAPLRQWSGAGLTASAAAAPRPSA is encoded by the coding sequence ATGCTGACCTGGCCTGCGACGGACCGCTACCTGAACCTGGCCGAGATCCCGGCCTTCCTGGCGCTGGTCCAGCGGAAGGAGCGGGCCTGGTGGCGCATCGTGCTGACGGTCCTGTTGGGCGCCGTCGGCTTCTTTCTCGTCGGACTGCTCGGGATGCCGATCGCCGCCGGGCTCGGGATGGGGTTGCTGGCCGCGATGGGCGAACCCGCCACGTTCGGCCGCGCCCTGGACATCGCGCTGTCGACAGGCGGGACGGACACGAGCGGTTCGCTGGCCGCCGAGGGCGTCCGCATCGTGACCCTGGGCGTTCTGTTCGCCGGGCTGGCCCTCACGCTGCTGCTGACGCTGGCGGCGGTGAACCGCCGACCGATGCGCAGCTGGATCACGGCCGCGCCCCGGTTCCGCTGGCGGCTCATGCTGCTGGGGCTGACGCTCTACGCTGGCGTGCTGGCCGTCGTTCTCGGGGTCAGCGTGCTCAGTGGCGACGACAGCCTGCGTCCGCCGCTTTTCACGCCGGGCGAGCCCCTGGACGCGCGGCTGCTTTACGCGGGGGTCGTCCTGCTGGCGATCCCTCTGGCGGCGGCGTTCGAGGAGATTCTTTGCCGCGGCTGGATGATGCAGCTGACCGGGGCGTTCTCGCGGAACCTGATCGTGCTGCTGCTGGTCAACGGCGCGATCTTCTCGGGGCTCCATCTCGATCCCGATCCGGGCCGCTTCGTCGCGCGCCTGGCCAGCGGCGTGGCCTTCAGCTGGGCGGCCCTTCGGCTTGGCGGGCTGGAGTTCGCCATCGGCGCCCATGCCGCCAACAACCTGATGATCGCCCTGTTCGCGCAGACCATCACCGCCAACCTCAGCGACACCACGCCGGCGTCGGCCGTGGAGATCGCGATCGAGCTGGCCGCCGCGGTCGCTCTGATGGGCCTGGCGGAGCTGACCCTGCGGTGGGCTCCCCTGCGCCAGTGGAGCGGCGCGGGCCTCACTGCCAGCGCAGCGGCGGCGCCTCGGCCTTCAGCCTGA
- a CDS encoding YjhX family toxin, protein MNISKSQQRTLHALAQGGRIELVRDEDDGALVGADCWTREGWRLTDCDLAVFKALRRRRFVASKDGGPYRITRDGLLNLRSQLDNRVGAKRL, encoded by the coding sequence GTGAACATTTCCAAATCGCAGCAGCGTACGCTGCACGCGCTCGCCCAGGGCGGACGCATTGAACTCGTGCGCGACGAAGACGACGGCGCCCTCGTAGGCGCCGACTGCTGGACCCGCGAGGGTTGGCGACTGACCGACTGCGACCTTGCGGTCTTCAAGGCGCTGCGCCGGCGCCGCTTCGTGGCCAGCAAGGACGGCGGCCCCTATCGCATCACGCGGGACGGGCTGCTGAACCTGCGGTCGCAGCTCGACAACCGGGTCGGGGCCAAGCGGCTCTAG
- the rsmD gene encoding 16S rRNA (guanine(966)-N(2))-methyltransferase RsmD, translating to MRIVSGALRGRGIVTPPGQGTRPTSDRARQAVFNILEHAAWAPELQGARVIDLFAGSGALGFEAISRGAAFCLFVETDDAARGAIRENIDAFGLFGATRIHRRDATDLGPRPASAGAPFDLALLDPPYARGLGEKALQGLAEGGWLTPGAIAMFERGSDEPDVEPVGFEVLDARDYGAARVHFLRYRG from the coding sequence ATGCGCATCGTTTCGGGCGCCCTGCGCGGGCGCGGCATCGTCACCCCGCCCGGACAGGGCACGCGCCCCACCTCCGACCGGGCGCGACAGGCGGTGTTCAACATCCTGGAGCACGCCGCCTGGGCGCCGGAGCTGCAGGGCGCGCGGGTGATCGACCTGTTCGCGGGCTCGGGCGCGCTCGGCTTCGAGGCGATCTCGCGCGGGGCCGCCTTCTGCCTGTTCGTGGAGACCGACGACGCGGCGCGCGGGGCGATCCGCGAGAACATCGACGCCTTCGGCCTGTTCGGCGCCACCCGCATCCATCGCCGTGACGCCACCGACCTGGGCCCCCGCCCGGCCAGCGCCGGCGCGCCGTTCGACCTCGCCCTGCTCGATCCGCCCTACGCCCGCGGCCTGGGCGAGAAGGCCCTGCAGGGCCTGGCCGAGGGCGGCTGGCTGACGCCGGGCGCGATCGCGATGTTCGAGCGCGGCAGCGACGAGCCCGATGTCGAGCCGGTCGGCTTCGAGGTCCTGGACGCACGCGACTACGGCGCCGCGCGCGTCCATTTCCTGCGCTACCGGGGCTGA